From Pseudovibrio sp. Tun.PSC04-5.I4, a single genomic window includes:
- a CDS encoding DUF1810 domain-containing protein translates to MVRAMRDDLTRFVIAQDPVYGEVVRELSNGKKTSHWIWFIFPQLRRLGRSSTAHFYGIEDLSEAQTYLSNPMLTTRLRGCCELLLNQRALTSRQILGEIDSMKVRSSMTLFALAADDPTIFLRALTQFYDGMPCSQTMNALDMGWPFKAFH, encoded by the coding sequence ATGGTTAGAGCAATGAGGGACGACCTCACGCGTTTTGTGATTGCACAAGATCCGGTTTATGGCGAAGTTGTTCGCGAACTATCTAACGGCAAAAAGACAAGCCACTGGATCTGGTTCATCTTTCCACAACTCCGGCGACTTGGTCGATCCTCCACAGCGCACTTTTATGGCATTGAGGATCTTTCCGAAGCACAAACATACTTGTCAAACCCAATGCTGACGACCCGCCTGCGGGGCTGTTGTGAGCTGCTCCTCAATCAGAGAGCACTGACCTCTCGTCAAATTCTTGGTGAGATCGACAGCATGAAGGTCCGTAGCTCCATGACCTTGTTTGCGCTTGCAGCTGATGATCCCACTATATTTTTGAGGGCTTTAACCCAGTTTTATGATGGGATGCCTTGCTCTCAAACGATGAATGCACTCGATATGGGATGGCCGTTTAAGGCCTTCCATTGA
- a CDS encoding ion transporter, whose product MRAKLRSIIESRNWEYTIISIIVLNAVVLGLDTSQMLIAHYGEALHLLDEVILGIFVVELTLRIIAFGPKFFKGPWNLFDFFIISIAAIPATGPATILRSLRILRILRLISVVPSLRSVIGGLIAALPGMGSIVLLMALVFYVFSVMATRLYGIVFPEWFGSIGASAYSLFQIMTLESWSMGIVRPVMEVYPNAWMFFIPFILCTAFTVLNLFIGIIVAAMQQEHEKDLEEDRINVHEETRQVLFELKELKDELKEGLAQLKKDR is encoded by the coding sequence ATGCGGGCTAAGTTGCGATCCATAATTGAAAGCCGTAATTGGGAATACACAATCATAAGTATTATTGTTTTGAATGCGGTCGTCTTGGGTCTTGATACAAGCCAAATGCTTATTGCGCATTATGGCGAGGCACTACATTTACTTGATGAAGTTATTCTCGGGATCTTTGTTGTCGAATTAACGCTTCGCATCATAGCGTTCGGACCTAAGTTCTTCAAAGGCCCTTGGAATCTCTTTGATTTCTTCATTATCAGTATTGCAGCTATTCCTGCTACCGGCCCTGCCACCATTCTTCGGTCGCTGAGAATTCTTCGTATCCTGCGGTTGATCTCGGTCGTTCCATCTTTGAGAAGTGTTATTGGTGGTTTGATTGCTGCACTGCCGGGAATGGGCTCTATTGTCCTGTTAATGGCACTGGTATTTTACGTGTTCTCCGTCATGGCGACGCGGCTCTATGGAATTGTCTTCCCGGAATGGTTCGGGTCAATCGGCGCATCAGCCTATTCTCTGTTTCAGATTATGACTCTGGAAAGCTGGAGTATGGGCATCGTACGTCCGGTCATGGAAGTTTACCCAAATGCCTGGATGTTCTTTATTCCTTTCATCCTGTGTACGGCCTTCACTGTGTTGAATCTATTTATTGGTATCATTGTAGCGGCCATGCAGCAGGAGCATGAAAAGGACCTGGAGGAAGATCGCATTAACGTCCATGAAGAAACACGGCAGGTGCTGTTCGAACTGAAAGAACTAAAAGATGAGCTGAAAGAAGGGCTCGCACAGCTTAAAAAAGACCGTTAG
- a CDS encoding CDP-alcohol phosphatidyltransferase family protein, producing MFDAKLRRYIDPPLNKMGKGLAELGITANAVTFVGLGFGLAAAAAVAIGHYNTALLFILLNRFADGLDGAIARAAGSTDLGGFYDITFDFIFYGAIPLAFGFVAPEQNALAAAALLFSFYINGSTFLAFATLAQKLSIKTSLRGKKSFYYLGGLAEGFETIGVFVAFCLFPSYFSWVAWIFAVICTLSAISRVFMVRHMVLNRSNTSS from the coding sequence ATGTTTGACGCAAAACTTCGCCGCTATATTGATCCCCCGCTCAACAAAATGGGCAAGGGGCTCGCAGAGCTCGGGATTACAGCTAATGCTGTTACCTTTGTCGGGTTGGGTTTTGGGTTGGCAGCAGCAGCTGCCGTCGCTATTGGCCATTACAACACGGCCTTGCTGTTCATCTTGCTCAACCGGTTCGCAGATGGTCTGGACGGAGCAATCGCACGGGCAGCAGGATCAACGGACCTCGGCGGGTTTTACGACATCACCTTCGACTTCATATTTTATGGGGCAATTCCACTAGCATTCGGATTTGTTGCACCAGAGCAGAACGCTTTAGCAGCGGCCGCACTTCTTTTCAGTTTTTACATTAACGGTTCCACCTTCCTCGCATTTGCGACATTGGCACAAAAGCTAAGTATCAAAACCTCTTTGCGAGGTAAAAAGTCGTTTTACTACCTTGGTGGGCTGGCTGAAGGATTTGAAACCATTGGTGTATTCGTCGCATTTTGTCTATTTCCCTCTTATTTTTCATGGGTTGCGTGGATTTTTGCTGTGATCTGCACACTTTCGGCAATTTCTCGGGTTTTCATGGTTCGGCATATGGTCTTGAACCGTTCTAATACGTCTTCATGA
- the apaG gene encoding Co2+/Mg2+ efflux protein ApaG: protein MYRAVTRDIQITVEPYYLADESTPEDDQFFWAYTVSIENQGEKAVQLRSRHWHIIDANGHSQEVNGAGVVGEEPVIEPGNSFQYTSGCPLNTSSGIMTGNYRMQTQEGEFFAAKIPAFSLDLPDMIKTVH from the coding sequence ATGTATCGTGCCGTTACCCGAGATATACAAATCACTGTGGAACCGTATTATCTTGCCGATGAATCTACCCCGGAAGATGATCAGTTCTTTTGGGCCTATACAGTATCAATTGAGAACCAGGGGGAAAAAGCAGTTCAGCTGCGTTCTCGCCATTGGCACATCATTGATGCGAATGGGCATTCTCAAGAGGTCAATGGGGCAGGGGTTGTTGGTGAGGAGCCGGTTATAGAGCCGGGAAACTCGTTCCAGTATACATCTGGCTGCCCGCTCAACACATCCTCTGGCATTATGACGGGCAACTACCGCATGCAAACGCAAGAAGGCGAGTTCTTTGCCGCAAAGATACCAGCCTTTTCTCTAGACCTGCCGGATATGATTAAGACAGTGCATTAA
- a CDS encoding tellurite resistance TerB family protein, producing MDRFLSVEEALIHVMVMVSAADSAMSDAELRQLGDIVGILPVFKDFDDNTLVGITMQCAERLSGENGMTDTLALVADSLPSKLHDTAYALGVEIAAADLRVSLEEVRMLQLLRDHLKLDKLTIAAIERGAQARFRTQ from the coding sequence ATGGATAGATTTCTAAGCGTAGAAGAAGCCCTGATTCATGTCATGGTGATGGTATCAGCTGCTGATAGCGCTATGAGCGATGCTGAACTGCGTCAGCTTGGTGATATTGTTGGCATTCTCCCGGTTTTCAAAGACTTTGATGACAACACGCTGGTAGGCATTACAATGCAGTGTGCTGAGCGCCTTTCCGGCGAAAACGGCATGACTGACACACTGGCGCTTGTTGCTGATTCACTGCCATCAAAGCTGCATGACACGGCCTATGCACTGGGTGTTGAAATTGCGGCTGCTGATTTGCGGGTTAGCCTGGAAGAAGTGCGTATGCTGCAATTGCTGCGCGATCATCTAAAGCTGGACAAGTTGACTATTGCAGCGATTGAGCGAGGCGCACAAGCGCGTTTCCGCACGCAATAA
- a CDS encoding lysine--tRNA ligase, with product MSMNSLPHLDLNLELIEAAKVSKAWPFEEARKLLKRLEKKPKDIPVLFETGYGPSGLPHMGTFGEVARTTMVRTAFRLLTEDKVPTKLLCFSDDMDGFRKVPTNVPNQEMLAAFIGKPLTKVPDPFSNEYTSFAAANNAKLMAFLDKFGFEYEFASSTEYYESGRFDAALLRMLAVYDKVMAIILPTLGEERQATYSPFLPICPRTGIVLQVPMVERNVEKGTVTYIDPETGEHVETLVTGGHVKCQWKADWAMRWYALGVDYEMAGKDLIDSVSLSGKICKVLGGPAPEGFNYELFLDDKGQKISKSKGNGLTMEEWLQYASQESLSLFNFQKPKTAKKLYFDVIPKAVDEYCTFLSKFDNMDAAQKLMNPVWHIHYGTPPKEEMPISFAMLLNLVSASNAVNSDVLWAFISRYAPGTTPATHKMLDELVGYAIRYFDDFVKPTKVFKPADEVEIEMLQKLDAVLADLPVDTDGADIQTAIYDIGRNIERYQNTVKLGPDGRPGVAQSFFSAIYQVLLGQEKGPRFGSFIALYGIPETRSLITKALAGELSA from the coding sequence ATGTCTATGAACAGTTTGCCTCATCTCGATCTCAACCTTGAACTCATCGAGGCGGCCAAGGTATCTAAAGCCTGGCCGTTTGAAGAAGCGCGCAAACTGCTCAAACGGTTGGAGAAGAAACCCAAGGACATACCGGTTCTGTTTGAGACCGGCTATGGCCCTTCTGGTTTGCCACACATGGGAACCTTTGGCGAAGTTGCCCGCACAACAATGGTGCGCACCGCCTTCCGTCTACTGACCGAAGACAAGGTTCCAACAAAATTGCTTTGCTTTTCTGATGATATGGACGGCTTCCGTAAAGTGCCGACCAACGTTCCTAATCAGGAAATGCTGGCGGCGTTTATCGGCAAACCACTGACCAAAGTGCCAGACCCATTCTCAAATGAATACACAAGCTTTGCAGCCGCGAACAACGCAAAGCTGATGGCGTTCCTTGATAAATTTGGGTTTGAATACGAATTTGCCTCTTCAACCGAATACTACGAGAGTGGTCGGTTTGATGCTGCGCTTCTACGCATGTTGGCAGTCTACGACAAGGTCATGGCGATCATCCTGCCAACACTGGGCGAAGAGCGTCAGGCAACGTATTCTCCGTTCCTGCCGATTTGCCCGCGTACAGGCATTGTTCTTCAGGTGCCCATGGTCGAGCGCAATGTCGAAAAGGGCACTGTGACCTACATTGACCCTGAAACGGGTGAACATGTTGAAACACTCGTTACCGGTGGTCACGTCAAATGTCAGTGGAAAGCCGACTGGGCGATGCGTTGGTATGCGCTGGGTGTTGACTACGAGATGGCCGGTAAAGACTTGATTGACAGTGTGAGCTTGTCCGGCAAAATCTGTAAGGTTCTGGGCGGTCCTGCTCCGGAAGGCTTCAACTACGAACTGTTCCTGGATGACAAAGGCCAGAAGATTTCCAAGTCCAAAGGCAATGGCCTGACAATGGAAGAATGGTTGCAGTATGCCTCTCAGGAGAGCCTGTCTCTGTTCAACTTTCAGAAACCGAAAACAGCGAAAAAGCTCTACTTTGACGTCATTCCGAAAGCGGTTGATGAGTACTGCACCTTCCTGTCTAAGTTCGACAATATGGATGCAGCACAGAAGCTGATGAACCCTGTCTGGCACATCCACTACGGCACACCGCCGAAAGAAGAGATGCCAATCTCCTTCGCGATGCTGCTCAATCTTGTTTCTGCTTCAAATGCAGTCAACAGCGATGTGCTGTGGGCGTTTATTTCCCGCTACGCACCAGGCACCACACCAGCGACACACAAAATGCTGGATGAGCTGGTTGGCTACGCAATCCGTTACTTCGACGATTTCGTAAAACCAACGAAGGTCTTCAAGCCGGCAGATGAAGTCGAAATTGAAATGCTGCAGAAACTGGATGCTGTTCTTGCCGATCTGCCTGTTGATACCGATGGTGCAGATATCCAGACCGCTATCTACGACATTGGTCGTAATATTGAGCGTTATCAGAACACAGTAAAACTAGGACCAGATGGTCGTCCAGGCGTTGCGCAATCGTTCTTTTCTGCGATTTATCAAGTACTTCTGGGACAAGAAAAAGGCCCTCGCTTTGGGTCTTTTATCGCCCTCTACGGTATTCCAGAAACACGTAGTTTGATTACAAAAGCACTTGCAGGCGAGCTGTCTGCGTGA
- a CDS encoding SGNH/GDSL hydrolase family protein produces the protein MAFPSWLTWALLPIYIVEGLRARANSLRLSPAPGPQIGEIAGMGQEINLLVVGDSSVAGIGLDHTSNGLTCQMAHKLAQTTGRPVKWRAAGNNSATSGQLRDVVVPNLPYTDYTHIYISIGFNDLKNFRSGTAWKKGFGELIYALRTKYPHARLYWSNLMSPLSVPALSWALGAVLEPRRRMINSVGTQLCHERGATAISVTPGITAEGFCPDGVHAAPIGNQQWADHVVKEILDRNLLGLEDQDEVENKQHQMDSAL, from the coding sequence ATGGCTTTTCCAAGCTGGCTCACTTGGGCACTTCTTCCGATCTATATTGTGGAAGGCTTACGTGCTCGGGCCAATTCTTTAAGACTATCACCAGCACCGGGTCCGCAAATTGGCGAGATTGCCGGTATGGGCCAAGAAATCAATTTACTTGTCGTCGGAGATTCGTCCGTTGCAGGCATCGGGCTGGATCATACATCCAATGGCCTCACTTGCCAGATGGCTCATAAACTGGCTCAAACCACAGGCCGACCTGTTAAATGGCGTGCTGCAGGCAATAACTCAGCAACTTCGGGCCAATTGCGTGATGTGGTTGTACCCAACCTGCCATATACGGATTACACCCATATCTACATCAGCATCGGCTTTAATGATCTGAAGAATTTCCGCTCCGGCACAGCGTGGAAGAAGGGCTTCGGCGAGCTGATCTATGCCTTGCGGACCAAATATCCCCATGCGCGGCTGTACTGGTCCAACCTCATGTCCCCGTTGAGCGTGCCAGCTTTATCATGGGCACTCGGGGCGGTTTTAGAGCCACGCCGCCGGATGATCAACAGTGTGGGGACTCAGCTATGCCATGAGCGGGGGGCCACTGCCATATCGGTTACACCGGGCATCACCGCGGAAGGGTTTTGCCCGGATGGGGTCCATGCAGCGCCAATCGGCAACCAGCAATGGGCAGATCATGTGGTCAAGGAGATCCTTGATCGTAATCTGCTAGGGCTGGAAGATCAGGATGAAGTAGAAAATAAACAACACCAGATGGACAGCGCCTTGTAA
- a CDS encoding calcium:proton antiporter — MQMFYFFWLFGVMLWCAFGVVRHADCLAVKLGEPYGTLILTLSVIGIEVSLIVSIMLTGDSNEPLARDTMLAVLNIVLNGMVGVSLLLGGLKYGEQPFNTQGARSFLSVLIPLATFSLILPRYTTSTADPSLSTGQQISFALMISALYVVFLATQSIRHKSFFIQPKPHSGVALSFLMAKDEDEDEKHAKDEDDHDHDLEIYSTGYHAAFLIMTMLPIVLLSKKFAVLVDFGIAGFGMPAAFGGVLVALLVLTPEGLGSFRAALANRLQRSVNICLGSALATIGLTVPAVLIAAGIFDIHIVLGVKDTDMILLLLTLILSMITFTGSRTNALQGAVHLVLFIFYFILIFQP, encoded by the coding sequence ATGCAAATGTTTTATTTTTTCTGGCTCTTTGGCGTGATGCTGTGGTGCGCTTTTGGCGTGGTGCGCCATGCTGATTGTCTTGCTGTTAAACTTGGCGAGCCTTACGGGACGCTCATTCTGACGCTGTCAGTCATTGGCATTGAGGTGTCGCTGATTGTCTCCATCATGCTGACAGGTGACAGCAATGAGCCACTGGCGCGTGATACCATGTTGGCTGTGCTCAACATTGTGCTCAACGGTATGGTCGGGGTCAGCCTACTCCTCGGTGGTTTGAAGTACGGGGAACAGCCCTTTAACACCCAAGGTGCGCGCTCCTTCCTTTCTGTTCTCATTCCACTTGCAACATTCTCTCTGATCCTTCCGCGATATACGACGTCCACCGCTGACCCTTCCCTTTCAACCGGTCAACAAATCTCGTTCGCCTTGATGATCAGCGCACTTTATGTAGTGTTTCTTGCGACCCAGAGCATTCGGCACAAATCCTTCTTTATTCAACCGAAGCCACATTCAGGGGTCGCTCTGTCGTTTCTAATGGCAAAGGACGAGGACGAGGATGAGAAACACGCAAAGGATGAGGATGATCACGACCACGACCTTGAGATCTACTCCACGGGATACCATGCAGCCTTTCTGATCATGACCATGCTGCCGATCGTGTTGCTTTCCAAGAAGTTCGCGGTTCTGGTTGATTTTGGGATCGCCGGCTTTGGCATGCCAGCTGCCTTTGGCGGCGTTCTGGTCGCCTTGCTGGTTTTGACACCGGAAGGCTTAGGGAGTTTCCGCGCGGCGCTGGCAAACCGTTTACAACGCTCTGTGAACATCTGTCTGGGCTCGGCTCTGGCAACCATTGGGTTGACGGTGCCAGCCGTACTCATCGCGGCTGGCATCTTTGATATTCACATCGTATTGGGCGTGAAAGACACGGATATGATCCTGCTCCTTCTCACCCTGATACTAAGTATGATCACCTTTACAGGATCGAGGACGAACGCCTTACAAGGCGCTGTCCATCTGGTGTTGTTTATTTTCTACTTCATCCTGATCTTCCAGCCCTAG
- a CDS encoding thermonuclease family protein — MLLSAAGFYALIDFYSDPALRGNARTLYRPSSFPVAVQKAETDLQQAQLGAAQLAAHKEAEAKIPTTPVKHPSALRNVGGTFTPAPEVSGPLQRIAHVKAPRKPAGPPPKELVLFHPVALDGATLSDKKRRIQLHHIQAVPLSTTCPSKAGDKWPCGIRARTALRAFIGQKRVTCADMKTEQQDELIATCSVGKHDLATWLVKNGWAKAGADAPRALKIIAEKARRSEQGIWRSKLVQLSEDETATLVNSLKELEDHSTSSTPLVMAGEPNIIWRPRETTEASTQIPQ; from the coding sequence TTGCTCCTTAGCGCAGCTGGTTTTTATGCGCTGATAGATTTTTATTCTGATCCGGCCTTACGCGGCAATGCCCGCACGCTTTATCGCCCTTCCAGCTTTCCAGTCGCTGTTCAAAAAGCAGAAACAGATTTGCAGCAGGCTCAACTGGGCGCCGCTCAGCTGGCAGCACACAAGGAAGCGGAAGCCAAGATCCCGACAACTCCGGTTAAACACCCTAGCGCGCTTCGCAATGTTGGCGGTACATTCACGCCTGCTCCGGAGGTGAGTGGCCCCCTTCAGCGGATTGCCCACGTCAAGGCTCCTCGAAAACCAGCCGGTCCTCCGCCAAAAGAGCTGGTGCTCTTTCATCCGGTAGCATTGGACGGAGCTACGCTGAGCGACAAAAAACGCCGCATTCAACTGCATCATATTCAAGCTGTCCCATTAAGCACTACATGCCCAAGCAAAGCAGGCGATAAGTGGCCTTGTGGTATTCGCGCACGCACCGCCCTACGTGCTTTCATAGGGCAAAAGCGTGTGACATGTGCTGACATGAAAACTGAACAGCAGGACGAACTCATCGCGACATGCAGCGTTGGCAAACATGATCTCGCCACTTGGCTGGTGAAAAATGGGTGGGCGAAGGCCGGTGCTGATGCGCCAAGAGCTTTGAAAATAATTGCCGAAAAAGCCCGCAGGTCAGAGCAAGGCATTTGGCGCTCGAAGCTGGTTCAATTGAGCGAGGATGAGACAGCTACGCTGGTCAATTCGCTGAAGGAACTGGAAGACCACAGCACATCTTCCACGCCGCTGGTGATGGCAGGTGAACCCAACATAATTTGGCGACCTCGCGAAACGACTGAGGCAAGTACGCAAATACCGCAGTAA
- a CDS encoding helix-turn-helix transcriptional regulator, translating to MLSHETLWEALDNLAQRHQLSPSGLARRAGLDPTSFNPSKRFAGDGRPRWPSTESLSKVLEVTQMSFVDFANLVQDNTDTSGILYRAFPAYLCTTNDLMEIDPAKISKFQLDNFCESFIFPSPQGEKFFALEVSSNSFEPYYEEGNFLIVSPESSLRRNDHVLMQTKDREIHCGVLQRQTNERYEFRRVTPEDSPRVIQSSDLVWAARVLWVSQ from the coding sequence ATGTTAAGTCACGAGACTTTGTGGGAGGCTCTGGATAATCTGGCGCAACGGCATCAGCTCAGCCCCTCCGGTTTGGCGCGTCGGGCCGGTCTTGATCCGACTTCCTTCAATCCTTCCAAGAGGTTCGCCGGTGATGGCAGACCGCGTTGGCCTTCTACAGAATCCCTTTCTAAGGTTCTGGAAGTCACCCAGATGTCCTTCGTTGATTTTGCTAATCTGGTGCAAGACAATACGGATACCTCTGGTATTCTTTACAGGGCATTTCCAGCGTATTTGTGTACCACCAACGATTTGATGGAGATTGACCCAGCCAAGATCTCTAAATTCCAGCTGGATAATTTCTGCGAGAGTTTTATTTTCCCCAGTCCGCAAGGCGAGAAATTCTTCGCATTAGAGGTTTCGAGTAATAGTTTTGAACCATACTACGAGGAAGGAAACTTTCTCATCGTCTCTCCCGAGAGTTCCTTGCGGCGGAATGATCACGTATTAATGCAAACCAAAGACAGAGAAATTCACTGCGGCGTGCTGCAGAGGCAAACCAACGAGCGCTATGAATTTCGAAGGGTAACTCCGGAAGATAGTCCGCGGGTGATCCAAAGTTCTGATTTGGTTTGGGCGGCAAGGGTTTTATGGGTGAGCCAGTAA
- a CDS encoding DUF952 domain-containing protein — protein MSLIFKIAPTALWQAAEEAGVFLGAPIDLTDGFIHFSSLKTVKETAARHFAGQDDLLLIAVEADDFSHGQMKWEVSRGGDLFPHLYGEFPVAKAKWVKPLPLNAEGNHEFPEL, from the coding sequence ATGTCCCTTATATTCAAGATCGCGCCCACGGCTCTTTGGCAAGCAGCTGAAGAGGCGGGAGTATTCCTTGGTGCGCCCATCGATCTGACTGATGGCTTCATTCATTTCTCCAGCTTAAAAACTGTAAAAGAGACCGCAGCACGCCATTTTGCAGGGCAGGATGATTTGCTTCTAATTGCGGTTGAAGCCGATGATTTTTCACATGGACAAATGAAGTGGGAAGTCTCCAGAGGTGGGGACTTGTTCCCGCATCTATACGGAGAGTTTCCGGTTGCGAAAGCAAAATGGGTTAAGCCTTTGCCCCTGAATGCAGAAGGCAATCACGAGTTCCCGGAGCTGTAA
- a CDS encoding quinone-dependent dihydroorotate dehydrogenase: MSIEDLITKVGIKALHCLDPETSHNATIKMLATGLAPTFGQVEDKALEYKWGDLTFKNPVGMAAGFDKNAEAIVPLMKLGFGHVEVGTVTPLPQEGNPRPRNFRLSADRAVINRYGFNNEGHDVVYDRISKTGRKQGVLGINIGANKLSEDRVADYVKGIERFAELADYLTANISSPNTPGLRDLQERDALSHLLATIMAARDSQQDRLGRKVPVLLKIAPDVTEEAIKEIAEVVLTNNVDGMIVSNTTISRPSTLKDTAQAKEAGGLSGAPLFDRATIALAKTRMAVGPDLPLFGVGGVDTPEKAAAKIFAGANQIQLYSGMVYEGQTLVKKINHHLSRLVAARGVANLQELVGIDTDIWASKSLD; the protein is encoded by the coding sequence ATGTCTATCGAAGATCTGATCACCAAAGTCGGCATTAAAGCGCTCCATTGCCTTGATCCTGAAACCTCGCACAACGCCACGATCAAAATGTTGGCAACTGGGTTGGCTCCAACCTTCGGTCAGGTTGAAGACAAAGCTCTTGAGTACAAATGGGGCGACCTGACCTTCAAAAATCCGGTTGGCATGGCAGCAGGCTTTGACAAAAACGCAGAGGCCATCGTCCCGCTCATGAAGCTCGGTTTTGGTCATGTTGAAGTGGGAACTGTAACGCCGCTGCCGCAGGAAGGTAATCCGCGCCCTCGGAATTTCCGCCTCAGTGCTGACCGAGCCGTCATCAACCGCTATGGCTTCAACAATGAAGGCCATGATGTTGTTTATGACCGCATCAGCAAGACAGGACGCAAGCAAGGCGTGCTTGGCATCAACATTGGCGCCAACAAGCTCTCTGAGGACCGTGTTGCTGATTATGTGAAGGGTATTGAGCGCTTTGCAGAACTGGCTGACTATCTGACTGCCAACATTTCCTCACCCAACACACCGGGTCTGCGTGATTTGCAGGAGAGGGACGCACTCTCCCATCTTCTCGCAACCATTATGGCCGCACGGGATAGTCAGCAGGATCGTCTAGGCCGCAAAGTACCTGTGTTGCTCAAGATAGCACCTGATGTAACTGAAGAAGCGATCAAGGAGATCGCTGAGGTCGTCCTGACCAACAATGTGGATGGCATGATCGTTTCCAACACAACGATCTCTCGCCCCTCCACCTTGAAGGATACGGCGCAGGCAAAAGAAGCGGGTGGGCTGTCTGGAGCTCCGCTGTTTGACCGGGCCACGATCGCATTGGCAAAAACCAGAATGGCCGTCGGCCCTGACCTGCCACTCTTCGGTGTGGGTGGGGTGGATACGCCGGAAAAGGCAGCGGCGAAGATCTTCGCAGGCGCCAATCAGATCCAACTGTATTCAGGCATGGTTTATGAGGGGCAGACGCTGGTCAAGAAAATCAATCATCACCTGTCCAGACTTGTTGCCGCGCGCGGTGTCGCCAACCTGCAGGAACTGGTTGGCATCGATACTGATATTTGGGCGTCGAAGTCTCTGGACTAA
- a CDS encoding MATE family efflux transporter, whose translation MNTSLKVTNRSFLALAIPMTLAYISTPLLGLVDTAVIGQLHDAALLGGLAVGSVLFDVIGSFFYFLRAGTTGLAAQALGASNGNELRAVLGRALLLGLIGGIVVIFLQWPLLTFGLPLIGGTQAVQNAAATYFSIRAFSAPFVLANYSILGWYLGLGKAGIGLLIQTFLNVINMVLSIVLVLVFEWGIPGVAVATFIAEMATFGLGIFLIKRELAGTPFPTFSQIIIWEKLRPMLVLNRDIMIRSLVMLFAFGFFTSRSAAQGDVVLAANAVLQKFILVAAFFLDGTASAAEQVIGQAVGAKQRGAFRKALRLSVGWGFGLSFAAAFVLWFAGGAVIDLLTVNVEVRETARTYMFWAAITPLVGTLAFQMDGVFIGATWSSDMRNSVVVSTLLFLAAYYVLFPIYGNHGLWFALLVFFGVRGLSLSYLCYFRERQYFGKLQEI comes from the coding sequence GTGAACACAAGTCTCAAGGTGACGAACCGCTCCTTTCTAGCGCTCGCCATCCCAATGACCCTTGCTTACATCTCCACGCCTTTGCTGGGTCTGGTTGATACAGCTGTTATTGGACAATTGCATGATGCAGCGCTGCTGGGCGGGCTTGCCGTTGGCAGTGTGCTGTTTGATGTGATTGGCTCGTTCTTCTATTTTCTACGTGCAGGTACCACCGGCCTTGCTGCGCAAGCGTTGGGTGCCAGCAATGGTAACGAGCTGCGCGCCGTCCTTGGCCGCGCACTCCTGCTGGGATTGATTGGCGGCATTGTCGTGATTTTTCTGCAGTGGCCTCTTCTCACCTTTGGGCTTCCCCTTATTGGTGGCACGCAAGCCGTTCAGAATGCGGCGGCAACATACTTTTCCATTCGCGCCTTTTCCGCGCCGTTTGTGCTGGCAAACTATTCCATTCTTGGCTGGTATCTTGGGTTGGGTAAGGCAGGGATTGGTTTGCTTATTCAGACCTTCCTCAATGTCATCAATATGGTGCTTTCCATCGTACTTGTGCTTGTTTTTGAGTGGGGAATTCCCGGTGTTGCCGTTGCAACATTTATTGCAGAAATGGCCACGTTTGGGCTTGGGATTTTCCTGATTAAACGAGAGCTCGCTGGAACTCCGTTTCCAACATTTTCTCAGATCATCATCTGGGAAAAACTGCGGCCCATGCTGGTTCTCAACCGGGACATCATGATCCGCTCGCTGGTGATGCTGTTTGCGTTTGGTTTCTTCACCTCACGCAGCGCGGCGCAAGGCGATGTTGTGCTTGCTGCGAACGCAGTGCTGCAGAAATTTATTCTGGTGGCGGCGTTTTTCCTTGATGGAACCGCATCGGCTGCTGAACAGGTGATTGGGCAAGCCGTTGGCGCAAAACAACGTGGTGCGTTCCGCAAGGCGCTTCGCCTCTCTGTTGGATGGGGGTTTGGCCTTTCCTTCGCCGCTGCCTTTGTGTTGTGGTTTGCGGGCGGTGCGGTGATTGATCTGCTGACGGTGAATGTGGAGGTGCGCGAGACTGCACGGACCTATATGTTCTGGGCAGCGATTACACCACTGGTCGGCACCCTCGCCTTTCAGATGGATGGTGTGTTTATTGGAGCCACATGGTCCAGCGACATGCGGAACTCCGTTGTTGTTTCAACACTGCTGTTCCTTGCCGCTTATTATGTGCTCTTCCCGATCTATGGAAACCACGGCCTGTGGTTCGCCCTGCTGGTGTTCTTCGGAGTACGCGGTTTGAGCCTGAGTTATCTATGTTATTTCAGAGAACGGCAGTACTTCGGTAAGCTGCAAGAGATCTAA